A genomic region of Xiphophorus couchianus chromosome 9, X_couchianus-1.0, whole genome shotgun sequence contains the following coding sequences:
- the zfr2 gene encoding zinc finger RNA-binding protein isoform X3, translating into MAASNYFGFTHGASPQYSTQPPTAYSHPSTASYSVQQAPAVAHAVTASYSPAPVQAARPVASSPYPAYQSHQAPPDYTYRQPDPPQPTTTPQTYQQQENYSYVRPAAVTTYDNKQYYQTSVASAQRTPTDNYYQTVSVGVKSAYSPAPSTAYSQPPLPQRQVTALKPLVPSSAVSTSYNIYPVSTSVQQPPTPISSYTPGSSFSSTVSATSYSGISYSSYDSIGYTSASTPSYYQPAQQTLSQPQPPPQQPQQPQPSIQQPPKQLTSSSWSTSGSNMVTTPTVNSYKKPAFLQNKLQRPKGPPKQSQLHYCDICKISCAGPQTYREHNEGQKHKKKEAALKAGGQTGTTNGPRGVQTQLRCELCDVSCTGVDAYAAHIRGAKHQKVVKLHTKLGKPIPSTEPVLVNSAPVTTNSTSGKPAASTSVFALVSTVSTPVVTPKQLAVTTTAKTAPPIKKPAPTKITLTSNKPASSPAAAPVMTVVTKEEPVQLSVQKMEPQTEDERSDQAGGQGDIQPVGHDYVEEVRNEDGKVIRFHCKLCECSFNDPNAKDMHLKGRRHRLQYKKKVNPELPVEIKPSNRARKLQESKLKKQKQKAVLKRQREDEQRWHMEMRRYEEDMYWRRMEEEQMYWGEQRRRMPPPPPPPLMSRPGMPVPPLLNCVRRPDSADDRHIMAKHSTIYPVEEELQAVQRIVSHSERALKLVSDSLLDKEEPAIPSTVAEGEVTSAENPARLLKGVMRVGILAKGLLLRGDRNVELILLTAKKPTVSLLKSIAKQLPKELLTFSEDQYEVQAHPDEANIVICSSQEPKMQVTISLTSPLMREDTAAEKDKQAEGKAAEKDMSEKDPPDVLNMKKCLDNLASLRHAKWFQARANGLQSCVIVIRVLRDLRQRVPTWGKLPSWAMELLVEKVISSASGPLSPGEAMRRVLECISTGILLPDGPGLMDPCEKEPTDVLESMKLQAREDITASTQHALRLLAFRQIHKVLGMESLPASKANARNRKRRRDVSDTGEGEGEGKKDKKEEA; encoded by the exons TACCCAGCCTCCCACGGCTTACTCCCATCCCTCTACAGCCAGCTACAGTGTCCAGCAGGCTCCAGCAGTGGCCCATGCAGTGACTGCCTCCTACTCCCCAGCTCCAGTCCAGGCAGCCAGGCCTGTGGCCTCTTCCCCCTACCCCGCCTACCAGAGCCACCAGGCACCTCCAGACTACACCTACAGGCAGCCCGATCCTCCACAGCCCACCACTACCCCACAGACGTACCAG cagcaggaaaactACAGCTACGTGCGTCCTGCTGCAGTTACGACTTATGACAACAAACAGTATTACCAAACGAGTGTAGCATCAGCTCAGAGGACGCCCACAGATAACTATTACCAGACTG TCTCTGTAGGAGTGAAGAGCGCCTACAGCCCAGCTCCCTCCACTGCGTACAGCCAGCCTCCTCTGCCCCAGAGACAGGTGACTGCCCTCAAACCTCTGGTCCCCTCCAGTGCTGTGTCAACCAGCTATAACATCTACCCAGTGTCCACTAGCGTCCAACAGCCTCCAACACCCATTTCATCATACACACCGGGCTCCTCATTCAGCTCCACCGTTTCCGCTACCTCCTACTCAG GCATCAGCTACTCCAGTTACGATTCTATTGGCTACACCTCTGCATCCACCCCCTCCTATTACCAGCCAGCTCAGCAAACTCTGTCCCAACCCCAGCCTCCACCGCAGCAGCCGCAACAACCCCAGCCCTCCATTCAGCAGCCACCAAAACAGTTGACAAGTTCCTCTTGGAGTACCTCAGGGAGCAACATGGTGACGACTCCGACCGTCAACTCCTACAAAAAGCCGGCCTTCCTCCAGAACAAGCTGCAACGGCCCAAAGGGCCCCCTAAGCAGTCTCAGCTTCATTACTGTGACATTTGCAAGATCAGCTGTGCAGGCCCTCAG ACGTACCGGGAACACAACGAGggtcagaaacataaaaaaaaggaagctgCCCTGAAGGCAGGGGGGCAGACTGGGACCACCAATGGACCCAGAGGAGTCCAGACCCAGTTACGTTGTGAACTGTGTGATGTATCGTGTACTGGGGTTGACGCTTATGCCGCCCATATCCGGGGAGCCAAACACCAGAAG GTGGTAAAACTTCACACCAAGCTTGGCAAACCTATTCCCTCCACTGAACCAGTGTTGGTGAATTCTGCCCCAGTTACAACAAACTCCACAAGTGGGAAACCTGCAGCATCAACCTCCGTGTTTGCCTTGGTTTCGACCGTTTCAACCCCGGTTGTAACACCCAAACAGTTGGCTGTGACCACCACGGCCAAAACAGCCCCACCAATCAAGAAACCAGCTCCCACCAAAATAACGCTGACTT CCAACAAGCCGGCCAGCTCTCCTGCAGCAGCACCTGTGATGACTGTGGTGACTAAGGAGGAGCCAGTTCAGCTGTCAGTCCAGAAGATGGAGCCACAGACTGAAGATGAGCGATCTGACCAGGCTGGAGGTCAGGGAGACATCCAGCCTGTGGGACATGACTATGTGGAGGAG GTACGCAACGAGGATGGAAAGGTGATTCGATTTCACTGTAAACTCTGTGAGTGCAGCTTCAATGACCCCAATGCTAAAGACATGCACCTAAAGGGACGAAGGCACAGGCTGCAATACAAA aaaaaagtgAACCCAGAGCTGCCTGTGGAGATCAAGCCGAGCAATCGGGCCAGAAAGCTTCAAGAGAGCAAGCTgaagaagcagaagcagaaggCTGTGctgaagagacagagagaggatgAGCAGCGCTGGCACATGGAGATGAG ACGGTATGAGGAGGACATGTACTGGAGAAggatggaggaggagcagaTGTACTGGGGGGAGCAGAGGCGCAGGAtgcctcctccacctcctccgcCTCTAATGAGTCGCCCTGGCATGCCAGTGCCCCCTCTACTG AATTGTGTCCGGCGCCCTGACTCTGCTGATGATCGTCACATCATGGCCAAGCATTCGACTATTTACCCGGTGGAAGAGGAGCTTCAAGCTGTTCAGAGGATCGTCTCTCATTCTGAAAGAGCTCTGAAACTGGTGTCAGACTCTCTGCTCGACAAGGAGGAACCAGCAATCCCCTCTACTGTTGCTGAGGGAGAGGTTACAAG CGCTGAGAACCCAGCCCGGCTGTTAAAAGGTGTGATGAGAGTGGGGATCCTAGCCAAAGGCTTGCTGCTTCGCGGGGACAGGAATGTGGAGCTCATACTACTAACAGCTAAGAAACCCACCGTGTCATTACTGAAGAGCATCGCCAAACAGCTGCCAAAGGAACTATTG ACATTTTCTGAAGATCAGTATGAGGTGCAGGCTCATCCCGACGAGGCGAACATCGTGATATGTTCAAGCCAGGAGCCCAAAATGCAGGTGACCATTTCTCTCACCTCGCCGCTGATGAGGGAGGACACTGCTGCTGAGAAGGACAAGCAGGCAGAAGGAAAAGCGGCCGAGAAAG atATGTCAGAGAAGGATCCTCCTGATGttttaaacatgaagaaatgtttGGATAACCTGGCTTCCCTCCGACATGCCAAATGGTTTCAG GCTCGTGCAAATGGATTGCAGTCCTGTGTGATCGTCATTCGGGTGCTGAGAGATTTACGTCAGCGTGTTCCTACCTGGGGGAAGCTGCCCAGCTGG GCAATGGAGCTGCTGGTGGAGAAGGTGATCAGCAGCGCTTCAGGCCCGCTCAGCCCCGGGGAGGCCATGCGGCGGGTCCTGGAGTGCATCTCCACAGGCATCCTGCTTCCAG ACGGCCCTGGCCTGATGGATCCCTGTGAGAAGGAGCCAACAGATGTGTTGGAGAGCATGAAGCTTCAAGCCCGGGAGGACATAACTGCCAGCACACAG CATGCTTTGCGGCTTCTTGCTTTCCGTCAGATCCACAAGGTTTTGGGCATGGAGTCGCTTCCAGCGTCTAAGGCCAACGCACGCAACCGCAAACGCCGACGGGATGTCAGCGACAcgggggaaggagagggagagggcaaaaaagacaaaaaggaagaaGCTTGA
- the zfr2 gene encoding zinc finger RNA-binding protein isoform X2, whose amino-acid sequence MAASNYFGFTHGASPQYSTQPPTAYSHPSTASYSVQQAPAVAHAVTASYSPAPVQAARPVASSPYPAYQSHQAPPDYTYRQPDPPQPTTTPQTYQVYSDMQENYSYVRPAAVTTYDNKQYYQTSVASAQRTPTDNYYQTVSVGVKSAYSPAPSTAYSQPPLPQRQVTALKPLVPSSAVSTSYNIYPVSTSVQQPPTPISSYTPGSSFSSTVSATSYSGISYSSYDSIGYTSASTPSYYQPAQQTLSQPQPPPQQPQQPQPSIQQPPKQLTSSSWSTSGSNMVTTPTVNSYKKPAFLQNKLQRPKGPPKQSQLHYCDICKISCAGPQTYREHNEGQKHKKKEAALKAGGQTGTTNGPRGVQTQLRCELCDVSCTGVDAYAAHIRGAKHQKVVKLHTKLGKPIPSTEPVLVNSAPVTTNSTSGKPAASTSVFALVSTVSTPVVTPKQLAVTTTAKTAPPIKKPAPTKITLTSNKPASSPAAAPVMTVVTKEEPVQLSVQKMEPQTEDERSDQAGGQGDIQPVGHDYVEEVRNEDGKVIRFHCKLCECSFNDPNAKDMHLKGRRHRLQYKKKVNPELPVEIKPSNRARKLQESKLKKQKQKAVLKRQREDEQRWHMEMRRYEEDMYWRRMEEEQMYWGEQRRRMPPPPPPPLMSRPGMPVPPLLNCVRRPDSADDRHIMAKHSTIYPVEEELQAVQRIVSHSERALKLVSDSLLDKEEPAIPSTVAEGEVTSAENPARLLKGVMRVGILAKGLLLRGDRNVELILLTAKKPTVSLLKSIAKQLPKELLTFSEDQYEVQAHPDEANIVICSSQEPKMQVTISLTSPLMREDTAAEKDKQAEGKAAEKDMSEKDPPDVLNMKKCLDNLASLRHAKWFQARANGLQSCVIVIRVLRDLRQRVPTWGKLPSWAMELLVEKVISSASGPLSPGEAMRRVLECISTGILLPDGPGLMDPCEKEPTDVLESMKLQAREDITASTQHALRLLAFRQIHKVLGMESLPASKANARNRKRRRDVSDTGEGEGEGKKDKKEEA is encoded by the exons TACCCAGCCTCCCACGGCTTACTCCCATCCCTCTACAGCCAGCTACAGTGTCCAGCAGGCTCCAGCAGTGGCCCATGCAGTGACTGCCTCCTACTCCCCAGCTCCAGTCCAGGCAGCCAGGCCTGTGGCCTCTTCCCCCTACCCCGCCTACCAGAGCCACCAGGCACCTCCAGACTACACCTACAGGCAGCCCGATCCTCCACAGCCCACCACTACCCCACAGACGTACCAGGTATACTCAGACATG caggaaaactACAGCTACGTGCGTCCTGCTGCAGTTACGACTTATGACAACAAACAGTATTACCAAACGAGTGTAGCATCAGCTCAGAGGACGCCCACAGATAACTATTACCAGACTG TCTCTGTAGGAGTGAAGAGCGCCTACAGCCCAGCTCCCTCCACTGCGTACAGCCAGCCTCCTCTGCCCCAGAGACAGGTGACTGCCCTCAAACCTCTGGTCCCCTCCAGTGCTGTGTCAACCAGCTATAACATCTACCCAGTGTCCACTAGCGTCCAACAGCCTCCAACACCCATTTCATCATACACACCGGGCTCCTCATTCAGCTCCACCGTTTCCGCTACCTCCTACTCAG GCATCAGCTACTCCAGTTACGATTCTATTGGCTACACCTCTGCATCCACCCCCTCCTATTACCAGCCAGCTCAGCAAACTCTGTCCCAACCCCAGCCTCCACCGCAGCAGCCGCAACAACCCCAGCCCTCCATTCAGCAGCCACCAAAACAGTTGACAAGTTCCTCTTGGAGTACCTCAGGGAGCAACATGGTGACGACTCCGACCGTCAACTCCTACAAAAAGCCGGCCTTCCTCCAGAACAAGCTGCAACGGCCCAAAGGGCCCCCTAAGCAGTCTCAGCTTCATTACTGTGACATTTGCAAGATCAGCTGTGCAGGCCCTCAG ACGTACCGGGAACACAACGAGggtcagaaacataaaaaaaaggaagctgCCCTGAAGGCAGGGGGGCAGACTGGGACCACCAATGGACCCAGAGGAGTCCAGACCCAGTTACGTTGTGAACTGTGTGATGTATCGTGTACTGGGGTTGACGCTTATGCCGCCCATATCCGGGGAGCCAAACACCAGAAG GTGGTAAAACTTCACACCAAGCTTGGCAAACCTATTCCCTCCACTGAACCAGTGTTGGTGAATTCTGCCCCAGTTACAACAAACTCCACAAGTGGGAAACCTGCAGCATCAACCTCCGTGTTTGCCTTGGTTTCGACCGTTTCAACCCCGGTTGTAACACCCAAACAGTTGGCTGTGACCACCACGGCCAAAACAGCCCCACCAATCAAGAAACCAGCTCCCACCAAAATAACGCTGACTT CCAACAAGCCGGCCAGCTCTCCTGCAGCAGCACCTGTGATGACTGTGGTGACTAAGGAGGAGCCAGTTCAGCTGTCAGTCCAGAAGATGGAGCCACAGACTGAAGATGAGCGATCTGACCAGGCTGGAGGTCAGGGAGACATCCAGCCTGTGGGACATGACTATGTGGAGGAG GTACGCAACGAGGATGGAAAGGTGATTCGATTTCACTGTAAACTCTGTGAGTGCAGCTTCAATGACCCCAATGCTAAAGACATGCACCTAAAGGGACGAAGGCACAGGCTGCAATACAAA aaaaaagtgAACCCAGAGCTGCCTGTGGAGATCAAGCCGAGCAATCGGGCCAGAAAGCTTCAAGAGAGCAAGCTgaagaagcagaagcagaaggCTGTGctgaagagacagagagaggatgAGCAGCGCTGGCACATGGAGATGAG ACGGTATGAGGAGGACATGTACTGGAGAAggatggaggaggagcagaTGTACTGGGGGGAGCAGAGGCGCAGGAtgcctcctccacctcctccgcCTCTAATGAGTCGCCCTGGCATGCCAGTGCCCCCTCTACTG AATTGTGTCCGGCGCCCTGACTCTGCTGATGATCGTCACATCATGGCCAAGCATTCGACTATTTACCCGGTGGAAGAGGAGCTTCAAGCTGTTCAGAGGATCGTCTCTCATTCTGAAAGAGCTCTGAAACTGGTGTCAGACTCTCTGCTCGACAAGGAGGAACCAGCAATCCCCTCTACTGTTGCTGAGGGAGAGGTTACAAG CGCTGAGAACCCAGCCCGGCTGTTAAAAGGTGTGATGAGAGTGGGGATCCTAGCCAAAGGCTTGCTGCTTCGCGGGGACAGGAATGTGGAGCTCATACTACTAACAGCTAAGAAACCCACCGTGTCATTACTGAAGAGCATCGCCAAACAGCTGCCAAAGGAACTATTG ACATTTTCTGAAGATCAGTATGAGGTGCAGGCTCATCCCGACGAGGCGAACATCGTGATATGTTCAAGCCAGGAGCCCAAAATGCAGGTGACCATTTCTCTCACCTCGCCGCTGATGAGGGAGGACACTGCTGCTGAGAAGGACAAGCAGGCAGAAGGAAAAGCGGCCGAGAAAG atATGTCAGAGAAGGATCCTCCTGATGttttaaacatgaagaaatgtttGGATAACCTGGCTTCCCTCCGACATGCCAAATGGTTTCAG GCTCGTGCAAATGGATTGCAGTCCTGTGTGATCGTCATTCGGGTGCTGAGAGATTTACGTCAGCGTGTTCCTACCTGGGGGAAGCTGCCCAGCTGG GCAATGGAGCTGCTGGTGGAGAAGGTGATCAGCAGCGCTTCAGGCCCGCTCAGCCCCGGGGAGGCCATGCGGCGGGTCCTGGAGTGCATCTCCACAGGCATCCTGCTTCCAG ACGGCCCTGGCCTGATGGATCCCTGTGAGAAGGAGCCAACAGATGTGTTGGAGAGCATGAAGCTTCAAGCCCGGGAGGACATAACTGCCAGCACACAG CATGCTTTGCGGCTTCTTGCTTTCCGTCAGATCCACAAGGTTTTGGGCATGGAGTCGCTTCCAGCGTCTAAGGCCAACGCACGCAACCGCAAACGCCGACGGGATGTCAGCGACAcgggggaaggagagggagagggcaaaaaagacaaaaaggaagaaGCTTGA
- the zfr2 gene encoding zinc finger RNA-binding protein isoform X1, with the protein MAASNYFGFTHGASPQYSTQPPTAYSHPSTASYSVQQAPAVAHAVTASYSPAPVQAARPVASSPYPAYQSHQAPPDYTYRQPDPPQPTTTPQTYQVYSDMQQENYSYVRPAAVTTYDNKQYYQTSVASAQRTPTDNYYQTVSVGVKSAYSPAPSTAYSQPPLPQRQVTALKPLVPSSAVSTSYNIYPVSTSVQQPPTPISSYTPGSSFSSTVSATSYSGISYSSYDSIGYTSASTPSYYQPAQQTLSQPQPPPQQPQQPQPSIQQPPKQLTSSSWSTSGSNMVTTPTVNSYKKPAFLQNKLQRPKGPPKQSQLHYCDICKISCAGPQTYREHNEGQKHKKKEAALKAGGQTGTTNGPRGVQTQLRCELCDVSCTGVDAYAAHIRGAKHQKVVKLHTKLGKPIPSTEPVLVNSAPVTTNSTSGKPAASTSVFALVSTVSTPVVTPKQLAVTTTAKTAPPIKKPAPTKITLTSNKPASSPAAAPVMTVVTKEEPVQLSVQKMEPQTEDERSDQAGGQGDIQPVGHDYVEEVRNEDGKVIRFHCKLCECSFNDPNAKDMHLKGRRHRLQYKKKVNPELPVEIKPSNRARKLQESKLKKQKQKAVLKRQREDEQRWHMEMRRYEEDMYWRRMEEEQMYWGEQRRRMPPPPPPPLMSRPGMPVPPLLNCVRRPDSADDRHIMAKHSTIYPVEEELQAVQRIVSHSERALKLVSDSLLDKEEPAIPSTVAEGEVTSAENPARLLKGVMRVGILAKGLLLRGDRNVELILLTAKKPTVSLLKSIAKQLPKELLTFSEDQYEVQAHPDEANIVICSSQEPKMQVTISLTSPLMREDTAAEKDKQAEGKAAEKDMSEKDPPDVLNMKKCLDNLASLRHAKWFQARANGLQSCVIVIRVLRDLRQRVPTWGKLPSWAMELLVEKVISSASGPLSPGEAMRRVLECISTGILLPDGPGLMDPCEKEPTDVLESMKLQAREDITASTQHALRLLAFRQIHKVLGMESLPASKANARNRKRRRDVSDTGEGEGEGKKDKKEEA; encoded by the exons TACCCAGCCTCCCACGGCTTACTCCCATCCCTCTACAGCCAGCTACAGTGTCCAGCAGGCTCCAGCAGTGGCCCATGCAGTGACTGCCTCCTACTCCCCAGCTCCAGTCCAGGCAGCCAGGCCTGTGGCCTCTTCCCCCTACCCCGCCTACCAGAGCCACCAGGCACCTCCAGACTACACCTACAGGCAGCCCGATCCTCCACAGCCCACCACTACCCCACAGACGTACCAGGTATACTCAGACATG cagcaggaaaactACAGCTACGTGCGTCCTGCTGCAGTTACGACTTATGACAACAAACAGTATTACCAAACGAGTGTAGCATCAGCTCAGAGGACGCCCACAGATAACTATTACCAGACTG TCTCTGTAGGAGTGAAGAGCGCCTACAGCCCAGCTCCCTCCACTGCGTACAGCCAGCCTCCTCTGCCCCAGAGACAGGTGACTGCCCTCAAACCTCTGGTCCCCTCCAGTGCTGTGTCAACCAGCTATAACATCTACCCAGTGTCCACTAGCGTCCAACAGCCTCCAACACCCATTTCATCATACACACCGGGCTCCTCATTCAGCTCCACCGTTTCCGCTACCTCCTACTCAG GCATCAGCTACTCCAGTTACGATTCTATTGGCTACACCTCTGCATCCACCCCCTCCTATTACCAGCCAGCTCAGCAAACTCTGTCCCAACCCCAGCCTCCACCGCAGCAGCCGCAACAACCCCAGCCCTCCATTCAGCAGCCACCAAAACAGTTGACAAGTTCCTCTTGGAGTACCTCAGGGAGCAACATGGTGACGACTCCGACCGTCAACTCCTACAAAAAGCCGGCCTTCCTCCAGAACAAGCTGCAACGGCCCAAAGGGCCCCCTAAGCAGTCTCAGCTTCATTACTGTGACATTTGCAAGATCAGCTGTGCAGGCCCTCAG ACGTACCGGGAACACAACGAGggtcagaaacataaaaaaaaggaagctgCCCTGAAGGCAGGGGGGCAGACTGGGACCACCAATGGACCCAGAGGAGTCCAGACCCAGTTACGTTGTGAACTGTGTGATGTATCGTGTACTGGGGTTGACGCTTATGCCGCCCATATCCGGGGAGCCAAACACCAGAAG GTGGTAAAACTTCACACCAAGCTTGGCAAACCTATTCCCTCCACTGAACCAGTGTTGGTGAATTCTGCCCCAGTTACAACAAACTCCACAAGTGGGAAACCTGCAGCATCAACCTCCGTGTTTGCCTTGGTTTCGACCGTTTCAACCCCGGTTGTAACACCCAAACAGTTGGCTGTGACCACCACGGCCAAAACAGCCCCACCAATCAAGAAACCAGCTCCCACCAAAATAACGCTGACTT CCAACAAGCCGGCCAGCTCTCCTGCAGCAGCACCTGTGATGACTGTGGTGACTAAGGAGGAGCCAGTTCAGCTGTCAGTCCAGAAGATGGAGCCACAGACTGAAGATGAGCGATCTGACCAGGCTGGAGGTCAGGGAGACATCCAGCCTGTGGGACATGACTATGTGGAGGAG GTACGCAACGAGGATGGAAAGGTGATTCGATTTCACTGTAAACTCTGTGAGTGCAGCTTCAATGACCCCAATGCTAAAGACATGCACCTAAAGGGACGAAGGCACAGGCTGCAATACAAA aaaaaagtgAACCCAGAGCTGCCTGTGGAGATCAAGCCGAGCAATCGGGCCAGAAAGCTTCAAGAGAGCAAGCTgaagaagcagaagcagaaggCTGTGctgaagagacagagagaggatgAGCAGCGCTGGCACATGGAGATGAG ACGGTATGAGGAGGACATGTACTGGAGAAggatggaggaggagcagaTGTACTGGGGGGAGCAGAGGCGCAGGAtgcctcctccacctcctccgcCTCTAATGAGTCGCCCTGGCATGCCAGTGCCCCCTCTACTG AATTGTGTCCGGCGCCCTGACTCTGCTGATGATCGTCACATCATGGCCAAGCATTCGACTATTTACCCGGTGGAAGAGGAGCTTCAAGCTGTTCAGAGGATCGTCTCTCATTCTGAAAGAGCTCTGAAACTGGTGTCAGACTCTCTGCTCGACAAGGAGGAACCAGCAATCCCCTCTACTGTTGCTGAGGGAGAGGTTACAAG CGCTGAGAACCCAGCCCGGCTGTTAAAAGGTGTGATGAGAGTGGGGATCCTAGCCAAAGGCTTGCTGCTTCGCGGGGACAGGAATGTGGAGCTCATACTACTAACAGCTAAGAAACCCACCGTGTCATTACTGAAGAGCATCGCCAAACAGCTGCCAAAGGAACTATTG ACATTTTCTGAAGATCAGTATGAGGTGCAGGCTCATCCCGACGAGGCGAACATCGTGATATGTTCAAGCCAGGAGCCCAAAATGCAGGTGACCATTTCTCTCACCTCGCCGCTGATGAGGGAGGACACTGCTGCTGAGAAGGACAAGCAGGCAGAAGGAAAAGCGGCCGAGAAAG atATGTCAGAGAAGGATCCTCCTGATGttttaaacatgaagaaatgtttGGATAACCTGGCTTCCCTCCGACATGCCAAATGGTTTCAG GCTCGTGCAAATGGATTGCAGTCCTGTGTGATCGTCATTCGGGTGCTGAGAGATTTACGTCAGCGTGTTCCTACCTGGGGGAAGCTGCCCAGCTGG GCAATGGAGCTGCTGGTGGAGAAGGTGATCAGCAGCGCTTCAGGCCCGCTCAGCCCCGGGGAGGCCATGCGGCGGGTCCTGGAGTGCATCTCCACAGGCATCCTGCTTCCAG ACGGCCCTGGCCTGATGGATCCCTGTGAGAAGGAGCCAACAGATGTGTTGGAGAGCATGAAGCTTCAAGCCCGGGAGGACATAACTGCCAGCACACAG CATGCTTTGCGGCTTCTTGCTTTCCGTCAGATCCACAAGGTTTTGGGCATGGAGTCGCTTCCAGCGTCTAAGGCCAACGCACGCAACCGCAAACGCCGACGGGATGTCAGCGACAcgggggaaggagagggagagggcaaaaaagacaaaaaggaagaaGCTTGA